TGATTAAAGAGTAGTGCTTAAGATAATGCTCTCTACTCACAGTAGACACTCAAATATGTGCTTACTGAATGAACAATGATGACTCTGAACTTGGAAAGCCTCATTGAAGCTGCCATTCCAACTGGCCATGTTAAGTCCTTTGTATTCTTCTGTACTAGCTTAGCCTATAATGTGGGCTTCAGCAAATGTGAAAGCAGATCTTTATGCATGATGTGAACTTAATAGAAGCATTAAGCAAATCAGAATGTGAAATAAatgggctttgttttattttcctttactgtcctttgataaaaatcttttctgttttagaCTTACAAAAAGACTTCTGAAGATAACTCCCTTCATATCAACATGGATATCTTCTATCTTCAACCAAGAATCAAATACTTCAGAAGCCATTTAATAAATATAGCAGAACTATGTATGTGTCTTAATGCTCAAAGCaaaatttcctttccttgaaaaataattatgttaaaatattcttGAGACCACCAGAGGAGAGTGTCTTAAGTTCCTGGAATGAGCGATAATGGGAGGATATAAGTGGACTGCAgataaatttgtaaaatttaatattataattctAAGATTTCTGATATAGATACTCACTTCTACAGTTGCCATATATAGAGGTAAGTGAGCAGTAATATGCCCAAGACTTTAACCTCAGCTCACTGGATAAAGCCTCCATATTTCTAGGTGAATGAGGGTTTTGTCTTAAGATGCTTAAGTTAATTATACCTGGAGTGTGTATTCAGTCACTTCCTAATTTTGcttactgatatttttattggTCAGGTCACACTCCACTGcctgtcatttaaaaatcatttttaaatggtcatCCATACctaaaactttaattcaaaactAATGAGTTATTATGTTACAATATCAGGGACTAGTGAGTATTGTTTACAACTGTTGGCATTTATAGCTCCTAACTTCTCCCTCAGAGAACAATTTTCGAAGCAACCTAGAGAAAACCAACTTGACCAGCATAAAACCTTTTGAACTTGTCAAAACACTTGGATTTTCTGTATCTCCAGACACCTGTTTAATTTTAAAGGtttcatttcttctgtatttGATTTTGTGTGACAGATTCTGAagtgtcagatttttttttgccttgttttacAGCCAGTCTTAACAGAACAGTCATTCTGGCTTACATTCAGTCTTTTGACAAACACTGAGAAGCAAGCTATTAGGCTGTGATTTatgaaaattttccttcctttgcatttcctataacattattttctccacagccagtctcttttttatcttttggttTATATAAAACATTCCATAATTCAGTCAGCCCACTGAAATGCcttgcatttctcttttccaattttttaagaaaaaaatattaaagatgattGTGCAAAATTCCTCATTTTTTgagcttgttttctatgtattattcagtcttaagGTTTGGAAAACGGTGACTGGTCAATTAAAACTGAATACAAAATTACTACAGACTCATCAGTCCATCTTAAGTACTCAGAACAAGAGCAGAAGGACTGGTATTACGCTTTCAACAAGAGATGTTTTAGGCATCCAGTATGTTTAGCACTGAAgcatttttaatgctttaataTTAGAGCTCTTGATAAAAGCTGGTATACTAGCCCATAAAATAAGTTATGGAATATATTTTGGTTGTGTAAGAGTGTTTAATCCTTGAAGACAGCAGAAAGATGCTCGAAGACTACTGATTTCCCTAGCTCTGATTTGCCAACACATCCATATATGAGAATTGTAGAAACAAACAGCACAGAGCTGGTTTCCATCTCCACACTTGCCCAGTTTATGAAGAAacgcaaagaaagaaaatatatcctTCCTTAGCTAATTACTAACAAGAGTTAGAAAAATCAGTGGGCTTgctgggaaagaaagggaaatggtCAGAATGCAGTTTTGTCTAAAGAGCTGATTGGCTATCATTGGCCCTTCCTTCTGAAGGTAAATGGACAGCATGGACAAATCTTCCAGATTCTTACTTACTTAGGTAGAAATTCTATCAACGgtttttaataacaataaaaactttttctgtacataatttaatcttcctaacaatcctatgaagtagctactattatccccattttacagataaggaagcagaGTCATAAGTATATTAAACTGCCTAAGGTCACCATTAGGTAACCAAGCTGAGATTCAGACAAAGAAGTCTGGAGTCAAAATCCGTGTTCTTGTATCAGTCCACAATATTGCCTCTCCCATCTGAAGAGAACTTCAGAATTTCCCATTGCTGTGAAActccattatctcatttactcttaaTTCACTAATATTCATTTGACTATTTGTAAAGATACAACAAATTTTGAAGTagctttcaaaacattttaaatgttcctGCTTATCTTAAAAGGTGGCCACAACTGTTTTAAAGCCAGTAGCTCAAATAGCATTAGCTAGTTTAGGTTCTTTTGTAGGGAGGATATGGGAATCAGGACTCCTAGCATTTTCAAGAATCCTGCCGTATAAACTGGAATCCTGGGCCTCTAGAACAGTTGAGTTTCAGGATATCGCATCCAAAATAGAGGGGAAAGGAATTGTTTCCGTGCCTATGTTCCTTTTCCTGAGGAGGGGAATTTAAACCTTCATAATAATTTCAGTCTAAACTGTGTATTCCAAGAGCAAAATAATTTGAGGGTTGCCCTTGGTCACGGCTACCTTCAAACGGTGTAAATACAATCTCTGTGGCATCTGGTATTGTTTGATAACTTGTATTCCCTACATTATTTGAGCAAAGTCAGGAAGTAGCGATAATACCGCCGTCACTACTTTGCCGACAGGGGAGCAGAGGTTGCTTCTCACGAAGTCGCCGTTCGCGTATTAAAAACGCCTCAATTAGGGGGACGGGAAGGGGTCGGCTATCTAAGGATTGCATTGCTCCGAGCAAGAGTTCCTGCCAAACCTGCGCGTCCTGTTCTGAATTCTTACCCTTATTTAGACCTCGTCACCACGCCCGTCTGGAAACAACCAGACAGGTCACTGGTTAAAGGAAGTGACTGCCGGCAGCTCCTGACCCGGAATCGGatcctggccccgccccctccgccagacttcctcctgcaacaggCGTGGGTCACGCTTTCGCTCGCTCTCTTTCTGCCGCCATCTTGGTTCCGCGTTTCCCGCACAGTAAGTGCTATCTTCTCCGCTACTTTTTATCCGCAGCCATCCGCCTTTCTTGCGGGCTGAGCTGCCCTGAGGACTGGGAGCTAAGGAAAGTTGGAGGTTTTATGGGGCCACTGAGTTCCCACTCGGCCCTGGGCAGTGTGGCCTTGGGGGCCTCCGGACAAAATGGGGTCTGCTGTTGGTGTCCTGGCAAAAGCAGGGCATAAAGGCTGCTGGCCGGGAGtccagggctggggagatgagAGCAGGTGCAGTGTTGAGGGTGGAAGTGGGAACGTCTGCTGTTGGGAACGGCTTCACGAGAACCCAGAGGATGTTAAGGGGTCACAGCTTTGGAAACCCCTCCCCCTGCGGGCGCGCGAGGactccccccccacacacacacacggttttTACTGTGACCAACGAGTGTTGAGACATAAGgcatcctcttttctctcttggttCCCGATAGTCGGCAAACGGGAGTCCTGAAAGTCCTAGCccgggggagggtgggggtggcttCACGGTAGCGTCCGAAGTCTCCCGTGGTCGGGAGCCAGACCGGCATCCCCTCCCTTGGATTGAGAACGCAGTGGTGTTGCTCTTTTGTGGGATTTGAAGTGTGGATTTGGACTTCTGGGCACTGGGAAGTCCGCTCTGTGCGGAGTGAAGAGGAGCGGCGAAAGCAGGTGATTCTCTCGTTCAGAGATCTGAAAACGTCATAGTTCACCTATGTTCGCTGCTTTGGGGAGGGTTGTCCCAAACACCCTTAcgatttttttcttaacagtccTCTGCAGAATTTTAAGAATACTTGACTCTCGGTTGGGAGCTGGGATCGGATCCTAGTCAATTCAGGCCTCCTTTTTATTCCCTTCCTTCAGAAATGCCCGGTGAAGCCACAGAAACCGTCCCTGCAACAGAGCAGGAGTTGCCACAGCCCCAGGCTGAGACAGGTAGGTTCCCCTAGACCCTTTGCCGTTAATTAAGATTGACCCTGAAAGCATTTGGTGGGTAAAGTGACGAAGAGAATACACTTTTGTCTTTTAGTGTTAACACTCATTAAAGACGGGACCGTAGCTTTACCGTGGAGGAGAGTCCGTAATATTAACTGATATCCTGAAGGGACTTCGTTAGGGAGTAGAATAAAAACAGTATATTTAAGATTCAGGAACATTGAAAGCTCCCTGATTTGCTTTGTAGGTTATGGCAGCTGCCCCAAAGAGAGCTCTTCTGTGAAACCCTCCCCTCACATAGGAAAACTGAGCAGGGAAGGGGCTCAGTGATTCTTACCTATGGGAACTAGGTGACACACTGGCAGGCCAAGGAGACCTGAGCTTTTGTGAAGTTCCAGCCAGCAAGTTACATCAAGGTTTTAGATGGCAGTGCTTGGCATTGTGCCATCATCACATGTCTGGATGAGATGTGCTGGTGGTAAATGTGTCATACCGGGCCTCAGGGCCCTCCTAGATTGGTTAACTTGTTTTATGCATTGGTGCTGAGACGTTTCTAGTGTGCTGGAATGTCTGCATCAACAGCTTGTCTGGAACCCAGGATTGAAATAAAGCCTTCCTTTAACAGCTTTTCAGCTTTGGAATTACTGGATGTAGAGCATAGTGTAAAGGCAAGTTTTGAATTCTGATTAAAATACATCTCTCTAAAACTTGAGAGGGGCTAGTGGGAAAACTATGATAGTCTTTTTGCTGAGTCAGTTGTGCAGAACTAAATGAAGGGAATTTTCAGGCTGTGACCTGTGACTTCCATCCTTaactcatttttccccctttatggtaaattcattttaaaaaaaaaaaaaaacctccaccTGTCACTTAAGGGCAATTTTTGTCTCCTTCTGGAATTAAAATAGAGTTGTTTATAGTAGAAAGCATTAAGGTTCTCCCTCCGCACCTGTCTGATTTTAGCAGCTGGAGGGATTAGTACAGCtgctggaaaggaaaggagggggccTCTGAGCTGCGGAATGAGCTATGTGAAATCCTTAAACTACAGTGGATTTAAGGAAGGTAAAAGATAAGGGACTGGTCTCTAAACCTGTAATGTCAGTGCTGAACAAAATTTTAGAGAATCTGGTGAACAGCTTGATTTTACAAATGTGGAGACTGAAATTCAAATGAACTTAGAATAATGTGGTTTCAGGTTTCAAAACTAACGCTGTTTGCTTCTGAAGCAATCCTTAGTgctgttaaatttattcctgtaTATTCTGAGATTGCACAGTAGGTTACATAAAAGCAAGTGCTAGTGATGATcgcttggttttttgttttgttttgtttttttagtaactataattaaataattatttgaatgaGGAAGCTGACTCAGGGTATTGGGTACAGTATCTAAAGCAAATAATGTGGGGCTAATCCCATCTTGAGGTCCAGGCAAAGGAAAACACTCTGCAAGTTGCAAGTTCTGATTAATATGTTTGAGAGCATTTGCACTGTAATCATAAGACTTTGACCTACTCACTCTCCAGGAGAAACTGGTTGAGCCACTAGTCTTTTCTGTAGCAGGATACTCTCAGTTGAGTACATTGTGAATTTGGATTCTATaggctttccttttttaatactCCCATCTAGATGTTAAGCGTTTGTTGGTCTAATCCTGTGTTACCTACTGATTAGTaagcatgatttttttcatcattcaGAAAATCTTTTGCTTAGCTTTACACTAGTGCCAAATACTGGTCTATTTTGGCAGAATGACTTACTTATCCAGATTAAGGGGTGGAGATCCAGTGTATTCTCTCCACTCCAGTTCAAAATAGAACCACAGTCTGGTTTAACAAGTTGGATTACAATTTCATAATACAGTTCCTATCCTTGTGACTAAGCTCTGTCCCTTGTGATCTAATTCATCTTAGATTGATGTCTGAAGAGGTAACATTACCTAGAAAGGTCTTTAGAGACTGAGTCCAGCCGTTTGTGGTTGATTGTTTGGAGTTAGTAAAATGAGGTatagagaggctaagtgacttagTATTTAATACTTAGTATTAAATTCTAAGAGTCAGATTTTTCCTGACCTAGTGGAAGCCTTAACACTAAAAGACctgttttttctcattcagatCTGATTccccatcattatcatcattcaCTAGCTTCCTTGTTCcagttttcagtatttcagttcaTGCTCCTTGGGTGGACGGGGTAGAACTGTTCTAGTGGTAATTATTTGGCCTATGAAGAAGACATGGTTCAtttgaggaggaaagggaagggcaCAACTGGGAAAAGGTAGAAAGCATGCTATTCCCAACTCATTCCTGGGCCTGTGCTCCCCATTTAGAGACTATTAGGCTGCTGTTAAGATTGTTTTCTTCACACTAAAATAGTTCACTTATTTTGGTAGAACTTGGGAAacaagagatgaggaaaggagtGTATTGTTACTTGACCACTGAAGTATGTTTGGGGAAGGTTGCTATCGCTTGTCACCTTTGTCTAATCCTGTGTGGTGACTTTCATTCTCAGATTTAAAATTCCAGTGTTTCCTGTGAGAGGCATGTTGTAGCAGGTTTGGCTGTATAACTcacctttgttttttccctcccttttccttctttatttcccgcccccctctttttttttcctttcttccagctgTGCTTCCTGTGTCTTCAGCCTTGAGTGTCACTGCTGCTTTAGGGCAGCCTAAAACTACCCCTACCCCTCCTTGTTCCCTGGCCCCTCAAGAGTGCCCCCTGGCAACCCCTCATCAGCCTTCCCCGTTACTTTCTCCCTCTGTTGCCTCAACCCCTTTTGAAGCTCCTTTTTCCCAGTCATCCACTGGGACAGCCCTTCCTTTGGGAGCTATCCCTCCCCCTGCTGACACCCCAACTTTCCTACCAAACCTAATGGGGCCTCCCATCTCCCCAGCTGCCTTAGCTCTGGCCTCTCCCATGATAACTATGAAAGGTGCTCATTCCTCTTCAGCTCCCTTGTCTCTGGTGGCCCTGGCTCCCCACTCAGTTCAGAAGAGCTCTAGCTATCCACCTAACCCTTTTAGTTCACCTCCTTCGGTTGCAATGGCTGAATTGGGATCAGTGACATCTCCGTCAACTCCCATTGCTTCCACAAAACCAGAGACCTCTCCCATTCAGACTTCCTCTCAAGTAGTCCCTAATCCAAAAGATATCCCCATCCCTCCAGGTATAGTCAGTACTATTCCTTCCCATCTTGTAACTCCTTTGGCCTCTGTTCAATCTGGAATAGCCTCATGTCCTCAGATGCCACCTGCCACTCCCCTGGACATCCCTTCCCCTCAGGTCAAAGGTATCCCTGTTTCCTCAGCTCTGACTTCTCCACAAAATCCAATAAGTCTCAGCCTGAAGGGACCCATTAGTCCACCTGCTGCCTTATCTCTTTCAGCTCAGTCTGTGGCCCCTGATGTCCCCCCAGTTTTCCTCAGTTCTCTGGGCTCTCACCCTGCACCTTTTCATCAGAGTTCTCTTGGTTCTCCAGTCCCACCTTCAGGTCAAACAGTCTCTAATGTTCTGTCAGATCCTATAGAAGATACTGTTTCTGTAGATCACTCTTCTGCAGATGCCTCTTGCCCTTCTCAGAGATCTGTgattcctccccttccttccggAAATGAGATGGTTCCTGCTGGTGAGGTGGTTCCAGTGGGGGTTCCAACTTCCCCTTTGGCTCTGACTGTTGACAGAGGCCCCTCTACCATCACTGGCATAGCCTCCTGCAGCCCTTCTGGCTCCTCAAATGTAGCTACCTCTTCTCCCTCATCTCCTACAGCCTCTCTCATTCTCAAAGACTCTCCTAATGCTACGCATCAGCCTTTGGTGGCCCAAATTCCTGCTGCTTCTCCGGGGAGCCTAGACTTGAAGAAAGCTCCTGTTTCTTCTGTTGGAACCACTCCACTTGTGATGACTAGCCCCTCTACAATTTCTGCAGCACCTGTTACCTTTGAGGTAGCCACTTGTGTCTCTCCTTCAATTTCATCAGGTCCCATAAGAAGTAAGGATTCATCTTATACTGCCATGGTTGTGGCTCCCAAAGAGCTTCCTGTTTCTCAAGTAACCACCACTCTGGGGATACCAGTCTCTCCACCTGTGCCAGCTCCCACTGAGGACCCCAGATGTCTCCCTGTTTCAGGATTAGTAAAGTTCCCAACACAAGGTCTCCAAACTGCACCTGCCTCTGCTATGGGAGTTTCATCAGCCCTCGTAGCCCCTAAAAATCCCCCCTGTCTCCAAAGTACATCATCTTCTCTGGAGATAGCTCTTTCTCCTGAAGCCACCTTAGCAAAGAAAAGCTATGTAGAGCCTCTCCCCGTAGTTAAGCCGGGCAGTGCTACTCCCTCTCCTCTGGGTGTTAACTCCCCAACCTCTACAATGAAGACAGATTCTTATGCAAACCCAGACCCCATTAGTCTGCTTTTCAAAAGTTCTCTCACTACCACAACTGAAGCTGCATTTCCTTTGGAAAGTGCTACCATTGATGGGATGGCTCCTACAACTGTCAAAGGAACCTCCACTCTTACAACTACAGCCAGCCCTCTTACAGAAGGCACTGTCTCTTTAGCTTCTAAAAGCCACCCAACCAAAAAGGGTATTTCCACTCTTACTACTTTACCTTTGATCCCTCCAGCCTCTGAAAGTTGTCCTGTGGCTCCAGCTGTAACTTTATCTCCCCAgaatctttctccttctccagctACTGTGGCACACGCCCCTGAAACTCCCGCATCTGagtcctttccctctcttcctccagctggTACTCGTCAAGGTGCAAAGAAAGTTCATGGTATTTCTCAAACCTTACCATTGGCACCTATGACATCCTCTCCTGAAGGGTGCCCAGCTGAGGACTCTGGTGCTTCTGTTACTGCATCTTCCAAAGGAACTTTCCTAGCTGACTCCCCATCTCCTTTAGGGACTAGTGTGTCTCCTCAGTCTAAAAGACCTCCAACCAAGAAGGATTCAGCTTCTACTACTACTACCTTAAGTCTTGCTCCTTCTGTTTCTAAAAGTGTACCTGCTATCCCTGATACTTCTGTTGGAAATCTGTCATCCCTTATTTCTCCAGTTGAAGCATCCTCTCTTACAGAGGCCAGTCTTTCTTTTCATGTCCCTAAAGGATCACTAGCCAAGAAGCATTCCCCTACTCCACCATCCCCCGAAGAGTCTCCCATTCCCCCACCTGTGGCTCCTCCTTCTCCCAAAGGAGGACCAGCAACCCTATCCCCTAAAGAGACCCTCACTCCTCTAGCTATGGCTCCTTCCCTCAAAGAAGCCCCAGCAACTCTGACCCTCAAGGAGTCTCCCACTACTCCATCTCCCAAAGGGGCCCATGCTTCCCCCAAAAGGAGCCCAGCAACTGCATCTCCCAAAGAGGTTCCCATTCCCTCAGCTGTGGATCCTCCCTCTACCAAAATGGGGCCAGCAACCCCTTCCCCTAAAGAGACCCATGCTCCTCCAGCTATgaccccttcctccccaaaagGGAAGCCAGCAATTCCATCTCCCAAAGAGGCCCCCACTCCCTCAGTTGTGGCTCCTCCTCCACCTAAAGGAGGGCCAGCAATCCCATCCCCTAAAGAGACCCCTGCTCCAGCTGTGACTCCTTCCTCCCCAAAAGGAGTCCCTACTCCCCACAAAAGGGGCACAGCAGCCCCATCTCCCAAAAGAGCCCCACCTCCAAAGGGTGACCTCATTCCCCCAGCTGTGGCGCCTTCCCCCAAAGGGGACTCAGCAGCTCCATCTCCCAAAGAGGCCCCCGCTCCCTCAGTTgtggctcctcctccccccaaaggGAAGCCAGCAACTCCATCCTCTAAAGAGacccctgctcctccagctgtgactccttcctcccccaaaGGAGCCCCAGCAACTCCATCCCCCAAGGGAGCCCCAgctaccccaccccccaaaggGGCCCCAGCAGCCCCATCTCCCAAAAGAGCCTCACCTCCAAAGGGGGACCTTACTCCCTCAGCTGTGGCTCCTTCCCCCAAAGGGGACCCAGCAACTCCATCTCCCAAAGAGGCCTCCGCTCTCTCAGTTGtggcttcctcctccccccaaaggAGAGCCAACAACTCCATCCCCTAAAGAGACCCCTGCTCCTCTGGCTGTGAATCCTCCATCCTCCAAGGGATCCCCAGCTACCCCACCTCCCAAAGGAGCCCCTGCTACCCACAAAGGGGCCCCAGCAGCCCCATCTCCCAAAAGACCCCCACCTCCAAAGGGGGACTTTACTCCCCCAGCTGTGGCTCCTTCCCCCAAAGGGGCCCCAGCAGCCCCATCTCCCAAAGGAGCCCCTGCTACTCCCAAAGGGGCCCCAGCAGCCCCATCTCCCAAGAGAGCCTCACCTCCAAAGGGGGACCTTACTCCCCCAGCTGTGGCTTCTTCCCCCAGAGGGGACCCAGGAACTCTATCTCCCAAAGATGCCCCCACTCCCTCAGTTGTGGTGGCTCCTCTCCCCAAAGAGGGGCCAGCAACCCCATCCCCTAAAGAGacccctgctcctccagctgtgactccttcctcccccaaaGGAGCCCCAGCAACTCCATCCCCCAAGGGAACCCCAGCTACCCCACCTCCCAAAGGGGCCCCAGCAGCCCCATCTCCCAAAAGAGCCTCACCTCCAAAGAGGGACCTTACTCCCCCAGCTGTGGCTCCTTCCCCCAAAGGCGACCCAGCAACTCTATCTCCCAAAGAGGCCTCCACTCTCTCAGTTgtggctcctcctccccccaaaggAGAGCCAACAACTCCATCCCCTAAAGAGACCCCTGCTCCTCTGGCTGTGAATCCTCCATCCCCCAAGGGATCCCCAGCTACCCCACCTCCCAAAGGAGCCCCTGCTACCCGCAAAGGGGCCCCAGCAGCCCCATCTCCCAAAACAGCCTCACCTCCAAAGGGGGACCTTACTCCCCCAGCTGTGGCTCCACCTTCCCCCAAAAGAGCCTCTTCAGTCCCCAAAGAGTCTCCAGCAACTCCAGGCCCCAAAGGGGCCCGCACTGCATCAGCCATGATTTCTCCCTCCCCTAAAGAGTCTCCGGCCCCCAAAGAGGCCTCAGCAACTTCATCCCCCAAAAGAGCCCCAGCTACCCCATCCTCCAAAGGGGCCCCTGTTTCCCCAGCTGtgattcctccctcccccaaggaaGCCCCTACTTCCCCAGTTCCTGTCACATGTCCCTTGGGGTCCACTGCCCCTCAGGCATCTAAAGAGCTCCCAGTAAAGAAAGGCCTCACAGCTCCCAAAGTTCCACCAGCCAAGAAGAGTTCTGCTGTTTCACCTCTTGCATGCCCAGATCCCTCAGTTCAGAATGGTACTAAGGGACCCCCTTCTACAGTGGCTCCAGTCCCTCTCCTAACAGTCTCCACTCAGAAAGTTTCTGCTCCGAAGACTCCAAAACCCCTCCCTATTTCTCCCTTAAAaggcaaagattcttttcattcccCAAAGGGCCCCTTGGCTTCTGAGTCTGAGACATTTACCCTTTCAGCAACAGATGCCTCTGAGAAGGTCCTTCCTAAAGCTGGATCAGCATCTGTCTCTCCAGCACCTACTCCATCAGTCTCTCTGCCTGTTGCTCCCTCCCCAGTTCCCCCTCTGCTTCCTAAACAGCAGTTTCTGCCGTCCTCACCCGGGCTGGTGCTGGAATCACCCCATAAGCTCTCAGCCCCTGCTGATGAGGATGAGCTGCCGCCTCTGATTCCCCCGGAACCAATCTCAGGGCGAGTGCCTTTCCAGCCGGTCCTCGTCAACATGCCCACCCCCAAACCTGCTGGGATCCCTGCCCCAACCCCCTCTGCCAAGCAACCTGTTCTGAAGAACAATAAGGGTATTTGCCTTGGTTTGCCGTGTGCATGGTGTGTTGCCCACAACCCTCCTGGGGGCCACCCACCAATACTAACAGTAGGATGCGCCGCTTTTTCTGGTATATCTGCTTGTGTTTGGACATAGAACATAGAATGGTGAATTTAAACGCAAAAGCTCTAGGAATGTGAAACAGAATCTTGGTTTTCACCTCAGATAGTCGATTGTATATCCTCTTGTGTAATGTGGTCCAGACTAACCGTGGGTTTGCTGTCGTTTTTACCTAACTGATCTGATGTTGAAAACCAAGACCTACTAGACCTTTAATTTGCTCTAATCTCTGTCACATCACTAACCTTGTCCCTGGGCCTGGGATTTGCTTATCTATTAGGAAATCTGGAACtatctgaatttttcacttcttaGACTTAGTAATAACCAGTGCCCAGGGACTCCCTTTTCTTAAAAGACCTATTTTTCCTAACCTGAGAATGGTACAGgtgtttgctttttccttcagtAGTCTGTTGATGCTTGGCCTTTCAATTGAGGGAAACTTAAAATTTGTGAATTATGTTTGGAAGAAATGGGAGAGGTCACAGGGCAGTACCTAGCAGAAAGTGACTATTAGAACTATAGATTGGCATCATTGAGTAAAACCTTCAACCTATGTTAGACCAAACTGCTGGGGTAAATGGTTTGAAAATAAGGCTAAATGTGTGTACACAACTGCTTCTGCCCTCACCCAACCCACTTTAAAGGATGAAGGGAAAGTGtatcctcccccaaccccagtcttCCTCCACAATGTgatcttactgtttttttcccttaaatagtATTTCTGGAGGCACCTTGTCTGCCAGAACCTTTCTGGGATGATTGGGCTGTTGGGTAGAATTTGGGATTATATACATCCTTGATATTTGCCTGTGCCAAGAAGTGAAGACCTTGAGGGAAAGGAAGCAGTTACAGTATACTAACTGCTCAGCTGTATCTATTAATTCATTACTTCTCAGGTCTGGGGCTGGGTCTTTAATGGATGTGTACACACTAGTTTGTGACTAAATTGGGGGCTGTCAGACTGGCTTCATACAAGTCAGTTAggtttacatttaattttgtgAGGTCTAGCTTAAGCTATTGACCTCTAGTCTGAGCAGGCCATGGTGAGGTGCCTCTTGCTTGTAATCTCTACTCTAAAATAGTAAAAGTTATTTGTCATCTTAGGGTCTGGAACAGAATCTGACAGTGATGAATCAGTACCAGAGCTCGAGGAACAGGATTCCACACAGACAACCACACAACAAGCCCAGGTGGGTATTGTGTTATTTACTAGTGTAAATGCTTAGGTCAAGGAAGCGTTGGAA
This sequence is a window from Camelus ferus isolate YT-003-E chromosome 12, BCGSAC_Cfer_1.0, whole genome shotgun sequence. Protein-coding genes within it:
- the NACA gene encoding nascent polypeptide-associated complex subunit alpha isoform X1 — translated: MPGEATETVPATEQELPQPQAETAVLPVSSALSVTAALGQPKTTPTPPCSLAPQECPLATPHQPSPLLSPSVASTPFEAPFSQSSTGTALPLGAIPPPADTPTFLPNLMGPPISPAALALASPMITMKGAHSSSAPLSLVALAPHSVQKSSSYPPNPFSSPPSVAMAELGSVTSPSTPIASTKPETSPIQTSSQVVPNPKDIPIPPGIVSTIPSHLVTPLASVQSGIASCPQMPPATPLDIPSPQVKGIPVSSALTSPQNPISLSLKGPISPPAALSLSAQSVAPDVPPVFLSSLGSHPAPFHQSSLGSPVPPSGQTVSNVLSDPIEDTVSVDHSSADASCPSQRSVIPPLPSGNEMVPAGEVVPVGVPTSPLALTVDRGPSTITGIASCSPSGSSNVATSSPSSPTASLILKDSPNATHQPLVAQIPAASPGSLDLKKAPVSSVGTTPLVMTSPSTISAAPVTFEVATCVSPSISSGPIRSKDSSYTAMVVAPKELPVSQVTTTLGIPVSPPVPAPTEDPRCLPVSGLVKFPTQGLQTAPASAMGVSSALVAPKNPPCLQSTSSSLEIALSPEATLAKKSYVEPLPVVKPGSATPSPLGVNSPTSTMKTDSYANPDPISLLFKSSLTTTTEAAFPLESATIDGMAPTTVKGTSTLTTTASPLTEGTVSLASKSHPTKKGISTLTTLPLIPPASESCPVAPAVTLSPQNLSPSPATVAHAPETPASESFPSLPPAGTRQGAKKVHGISQTLPLAPMTSSPEGCPAEDSGASVTASSKGTFLADSPSPLGTSVSPQSKRPPTKKDSASTTTTLSLAPSVSKSVPAIPDTSVGNLSSLISPVEASSLTEASLSFHVPKGSLAKKHSPTPPSPEESPIPPPVAPPSPKGGPATLSPKETLTPLAMAPSLKEAPATLTLKESPTTPSPKGAHASPKRSPATASPKEVPIPSAVDPPSTKMGPATPSPKETHAPPAMTPSSPKGKPAIPSPKEAPTPSVVAPPPPKGGPAIPSPKETPAPAVTPSSPKGVPTPHKRGTAAPSPKRAPPPKGDLIPPAVAPSPKGDSAAPSPKEAPAPSVVAPPPPKGKPATPSSKETPAPPAVTPSSPKGAPATPSPKGAPATPPPKGAPAAPSPKRASPPKGDLTPSAVAPSPKGDPATPSPKEASALSVVASSSPQRRANNSIP